Below is a window of Mycoplasmopsis anatis DNA.
CCTCAATAACCTTGGAATACTCTTAAGTCATATTTATCTTGGAAAGCAATTTTTAGACCTTGATTAATTGTATCTAGGTTATCTACATCGTCAAATTTAAGTACTTGGAAGGTAATTGAGGTAGTCTTAAGTGCTCCATCTGAAACTTTGGTAGGATCCACGTCATTATTATAATCATATGGAACAAATCCAACGCCCTTAAGAGCATTTGGGTTAATTGCTCAATCTTTGTCAAGACCTAAAAGTCCATTTTGACTTGTATATAACTCAATTTCTTTAATGTTTTTATCTCTAAGAGCAATTAATGAACTGGTGTCCTTACCTTCAAAGAATAATGTTAATTTTTGAACTGTTTCAGGTAAAGAGTAAAATACATCTTTTAAATCAGAAGGAGCTCCTAAGCCACCGATATTTCTAACCACTATAGCATTAATACCACCATCAGAAGATAAACTTCCTTGAAGTTTACTTAAATCTGATTTAAAGTTTGTGTAAGATTCTCTATTTTAACATCAACTTCAAGAACATTAAGACGTTTCCCATCTTTAACATAACTATAAACTTTACTTGAACCTGAAAGGCTAGAACTATAACTTGATGAGATGTCAGACTTGGTTCAACCTGGATAATTTCCTTTTGCTATATCAGCTGGACTTCTGAAGTAGTAGGTGTCATAGTTCATTACACGTCTATTTTTATTTTGATCAATCAATCTAGATGTAACTGCATTTTCTGAAGGATTAGCATGTGTCCATACACCTCCACCTTGAGGGCTTCAAATTCTTCCTGAACTTGTATCTCTAAATGATAGTCTATTTAAGAAAGCTCAATCATACACAAGACCTTTTTTAGCAAATTCTCTAGCTCCTCTTTTATATAGCATAATTGCATCTTTGAATAAACTTAAAGCAGAGCTTTTATCGGCTTTAAAGAACTCAACTCATGTATCAGCAGATCATGAAGTAGCTCCTAAGTTTTGAACAGCTTTTTTAAAAGCTGCTTCATCTAACTCACCATTATTAAGTGCTGAATTTAATGCATCAACTAACTTATCACTTTTATCTATTATAGAACTTGATACTTCAGTTGTTTTATTTTTAAAACTCTCTAAATATTCATTCGTTAAATCACTAACATTAACTGAGTTAGGGTTTATTCGACTACCAGAAATACTTGATTTTTTCGAAATTAATGCAGTATCTATTGATGGACGTTCAGGTTGACTAGGAGTTGGTTCAGGAGTAGGTGTAGGTTTAGAAGGTTCTGGAATAACTTCTGGTTCTTTTGGAACTTCTGGTTCTACAGGTAAAGTTGGTTCAGGCAATATAACGACTTCAGATTTTTTCTTAATCTTGACAAAAACTGCATTTTTATCTTTATTATTTGCGATAACAACCTTTTCTGCTTCTTTTCTATCAAATGCTTCATAACCTTCAGGCATATACTTAATAGCAAGAACTTCTTCATCTTTATTCTCTAGGGCTTGTATATTTTTAAATTGTGTTCCATCTTCTAGGATGAAATTGATATAAACAAATCCTTTTTGTGGTGGTGCTGATTGGATTTTATTTTTTACTATTTCAATTCTGTTTGTTTGTCCTGTATTAATTACTTGATTAGGATCTTTAAGTTCATAACCTAAAGGAATATGTGGTTTTACATCAATTTTTTCATTATCAAGAGATGAAATAGTTTTAGTTCCTACTTCAACATTATCGAGAACAAAGACTAATTTAGTTGAAACTGTTTGATGAACTTCTTCAACTTTTTTAATTGCAATTTCATTTCTTTGACCTGGAGTTACGGTAACTTTAGGATCGACTAAAGTGTAATTGTTTGGTAAATAATTTGAAGCTGAGATAATTTCATTTTCATTAGTCGTGACTGTATTTTCAGCAATTATTTTTTCACCTTCTTTATAAACTAAGGTAGTAGAAACTAATTTTTTCTTAGGTTGAATTTCTATTTTATTTTCCTTACCATAACTAATTTTATAATCTTGATTTACAAATTCATAACCTTCAGGTAAAAATTCTTTGTAATCTATAGTTTCACCTTCAGCTTTCTTAATTTCTTTTCTAAGAATTTCTACGTTTTTACTTACGTAGATTAATGTTGTAGTTACCATTCTAACTTCAGCTTGATTTGGTTCAATTTTAATAATATTATCCACCCCAACATTAATTTTAGTAGTTTCATCAACCAAATGGTAGTTAAATGGAACATAACTTATATCTTTGATTGTTAAATTTGCATTCTCTAATAATTTAAAAACTTTAGTTTCGATATTTTTTTCATTGTGCTTAAAAATTATTCTAGTATCAAGCATTTTAGGTTGTTCAACTTCTTTTTTGACAACTATAATTTCGTTATCTTTAC
It encodes the following:
- a CDS encoding putative immunoglobulin-blocking virulence protein is translated as MSKLQGSLSSDGGINAIVVRNIGGLGAPSDLKDVFYSLPETVQKLTLFFEGKDTSSLIALRDKNIKEIELYTSQNGLLGLDKDWAINPNALKGVGFVPYDYNNDVDPTKVSDGALKTTSITFQVLKFDDVDNLDTINQGLKIAFQDKYDLRVFQGYWGEGSWISHLDFSNVKNIRSLKGMNLYGRVFYDLTLWNENNSFEIKTADLSSSQFSALIVKHPNDYGKFHFVTPNNVTVDTLHISGNASDLQQGWGTQLDAIISAGRKIFKKIVVDDPNMISLVSSFNTYNWPINVK
- a CDS encoding IgG-blocking virulence protein, yielding MRKITKKKLFYLGMSTIAVVAVSSVFTMGVYARNPQNNVNKKFDTLGERSDGTDSTLQDGVSTNDKNLSNRDNNLPKLETPGSNKDDDKQQKTTIKFLLNDSTKTQIGKTIELSDNEFESFNLKLNVPEGYELLNKNTELEKNSENLVFVKEVVKDLTYKTTLIFKFENKVIKTETVTTVNDEKINISRYIPEGYKLENESFEVIINQNNEINLIKIIDKPENPTEEVSDEVTTTLKYFYDVNLVKEIEVKTKKDATISAGEYLPSGYELVDKTVLVNLGQVNLIKVTPIPVEPTNPTTPENPEDENEIFDDTLIKDEKIITKLIYKDNKNNSKVLEIDVETKKGEFIYPISYLPEGYDLVDPNQLIFPGKDNEIIVVKKEVEQPKMLDTRIIFKHNEKNIETKVFKLLENANLTIKDISYVPFNYHLVDETTKINVGVDNIIKIEPNQAEVRMVTTTLIYVSKNVEILRKEIKKAEGETIDYKEFLPEGYEFVNQDYKISYGKENKIEIQPKKKLVSTTLVYKEGEKIIAENTVTTNENEIISASNYLPNNYTLVDPKVTVTPGQRNEIAIKKVEEVHQTVSTKLVFVLDNVEVGTKTISSLDNEKIDVKPHIPLGYELKDPNQVINTGQTNRIEIVKNKIQSAPPQKGFVYINFILEDGTQFKNIQALENKDEEVLAIKYMPEGYEAFDRKEAEKVVIANNKDKNAVFVKIKKKSEVVILPEPTLPVEPEVPKEPEVIPEPSKPTPTPEPTPSQPERPSIDTALISKKSSISGSRINPNSVNVSDLTNEYLESFKNKTTEVSSSIIDKSDKLVDALNSALNNGELDEAAFKKAVQNLGATSWSADTWVEFFKADKSSALSLFKDAIMLYKRGAREFAKKGLVYDWAFLNRLSFRDTSSGRIWSPQGGGVWTHANPSENAVTSRLIDQNKNRRVMNYDTYYFRSPADIAKGNYPGWTKSDISSSYSSSLSGSSKVYSYVKDGKRLNVLEVDVKIENLTQTLNQI